The Colias croceus chromosome 18, ilColCroc2.1 genome has a window encoding:
- the LOC123699542 gene encoding b(0,+)-type amino acid transporter 1-like isoform X1 translates to MATQEKSLEKAEKDENGLSSSHGSEVKLKRELGLFSAVNLILGVMIGSGIFVSPASALKYSGSVAVCLIIWTVSGVISLLGALSFAELGTVLGESGAEYAYFREAFGKMHKFWGPLPSFICAWIYVVILRPAEVAIIVMTFAEYAIQPFTRELETDYKMMAIKLGSLSALFIMTYINITSVKLFVRVQNIFGVCKIFACLVVIGGGIYVIAKGNTDHLEKGFEGSQISAGGLSLALYSGLWAYDGWSSVTVVTEEIINPAVNVPLSISIAVPLITALYVFMNVAYMSVLSFDEMTSVPAVAVTFGDRVLGPASFLIPLGVAIATFGCAMSVQFGVTRVCYTAARGGHMLEVFSFVNVKRLTPAPAVALQAVITCIFILVGNIATLIEFASWFLWFFYGLAMVALLVLRRTQPYADKPRPYRVPTPVPCFVLLIAIFLSVLPIVHDPSVKYLMAIGFIVLGVAVYTLFVYYKKTPTYLLRKFTFLVQVLFESVPPSNRED, encoded by the exons ATGGCTACACAAGAAAAATCGCTCGAAAAGGCTGAAAAAGACGAAAATGGTTTGTCTAGTAGTCACGGAAGTGAAGTCAAGTTGAAGCGGGAATTAGGATTATTTTCAGCTGTTAACCTAATACTCGGGGTTATGATAGGGTCTGGAATATTTGTATCTCCGGCATCCGCATTAAAGTACTCAGGATCTGTTGCCGTGTGTCTGATAATATGGACCGTGTCTGGCGTTATATCATTATTAG GTGCACTCTCCTTTGCGGAGCTTGGAACAGTTTTAGGCGAGTCTGGTGCAGAATATGCCTACTTTAGAGAAGCTTTCGGTAAAATGCATAAGTTCTGGGGACCGCTACCTTCCTTCATATGTGCATGGATTTATGTCGTTATTTTGCGACCTGCTGAAGTTGCTATTATTGTTATGACATTCGCTGAATATGCGATACAACCTTTTACCAGAGAATTAGAAACAGACTATAAAATGATGGCTATAAAACTGGGTTCTCTATCGGCTCTTT TTATTATgacttatataaatataacaagtgTGAAGCTGTTTGTAagagtacaaaatatatttggtGTGTGCAAAATATTTGCCTGTCTTGTTGTTATTGGAGGAGGAATTTATGTGATAGCAAAGG GCAACACAGACCATTTGGAGAAAGGATTTGAGGGTAGCCAAATAAGCGCGGGAGGATTGTCGCTCGCTTTGTACTCTGGTCTATGGGCGTACGATGGATGGAGCAGTGTTACAGTTGTTACTGAAGAAATTATTAATCCTGCAGT cAACGTGCCGCTCAGCATATCAATAGCGGTGCCCCTCATAACCGCGCTCTACGTATTCATGAACGTCGCGTACATGTCAGTGCTAAGCTTCGACGAGATGACGTCAGTGCCCGCGGTCGCTGTCACGTTCGGGGATAGAGTGCTCGGGCCGGCTAGCTTCTTGATACCACTCGGTGTTGCGATCGCGACGTTCGGGTGCGCTATGAGCGTGCAGTTTGGTGTCACCag agTATGTTACACTGCTGCCCGTGGAGGACACATGCTTGAAGTATTCTCATTTGTTAACGTAAAGAGACTGACACCAGCACCAGCTGTTGCTTTACAG gcaGTAATAACATGCATATTTATTCTCGTCGGCAACATTGCGACGCTCATAGAATTCGCCAGTTGGTTCCTCTGGTTCTTCTACGGGCTGGCGATGGTTGCTTTATTAGTGTTAAGAAGAACTCAGCCATATGCTGATAAACCACGGCCATATAGAGTGCCCACACCAGTGCCTTGTTTTGTGTTGCTGATAGCAATATTCCTGTCAGTATTGCCAATTGTACACGACCCGtcagttaaatatttaatggctATCGGATTTATTGTATTGGGTGTTGCAGTGTACACTCTGTTTGTGTATTATAAGAAAACTCCTACGTATTTATTac GAAAATTTACATTCCTTGTACAAGTGCTCTTCGAAAGTGTGCCGCCTAGCAATCGTGAAGACTGA
- the LOC123699542 gene encoding b(0,+)-type amino acid transporter 1-like isoform X2 — translation MHKFWGPLPSFICAWIYVVILRPAEVAIIVMTFAEYAIQPFTRELETDYKMMAIKLGSLSALFIMTYINITSVKLFVRVQNIFGVCKIFACLVVIGGGIYVIAKGNTDHLEKGFEGSQISAGGLSLALYSGLWAYDGWSSVTVVTEEIINPAVNVPLSISIAVPLITALYVFMNVAYMSVLSFDEMTSVPAVAVTFGDRVLGPASFLIPLGVAIATFGCAMSVQFGVTRVCYTAARGGHMLEVFSFVNVKRLTPAPAVALQAVITCIFILVGNIATLIEFASWFLWFFYGLAMVALLVLRRTQPYADKPRPYRVPTPVPCFVLLIAIFLSVLPIVHDPSVKYLMAIGFIVLGVAVYTLFVYYKKTPTYLLRKFTFLVQVLFESVPPSNRED, via the exons ATGCATAAGTTCTGGGGACCGCTACCTTCCTTCATATGTGCATGGATTTATGTCGTTATTTTGCGACCTGCTGAAGTTGCTATTATTGTTATGACATTCGCTGAATATGCGATACAACCTTTTACCAGAGAATTAGAAACAGACTATAAAATGATGGCTATAAAACTGGGTTCTCTATCGGCTCTTT TTATTATgacttatataaatataacaagtgTGAAGCTGTTTGTAagagtacaaaatatatttggtGTGTGCAAAATATTTGCCTGTCTTGTTGTTATTGGAGGAGGAATTTATGTGATAGCAAAGG GCAACACAGACCATTTGGAGAAAGGATTTGAGGGTAGCCAAATAAGCGCGGGAGGATTGTCGCTCGCTTTGTACTCTGGTCTATGGGCGTACGATGGATGGAGCAGTGTTACAGTTGTTACTGAAGAAATTATTAATCCTGCAGT cAACGTGCCGCTCAGCATATCAATAGCGGTGCCCCTCATAACCGCGCTCTACGTATTCATGAACGTCGCGTACATGTCAGTGCTAAGCTTCGACGAGATGACGTCAGTGCCCGCGGTCGCTGTCACGTTCGGGGATAGAGTGCTCGGGCCGGCTAGCTTCTTGATACCACTCGGTGTTGCGATCGCGACGTTCGGGTGCGCTATGAGCGTGCAGTTTGGTGTCACCag agTATGTTACACTGCTGCCCGTGGAGGACACATGCTTGAAGTATTCTCATTTGTTAACGTAAAGAGACTGACACCAGCACCAGCTGTTGCTTTACAG gcaGTAATAACATGCATATTTATTCTCGTCGGCAACATTGCGACGCTCATAGAATTCGCCAGTTGGTTCCTCTGGTTCTTCTACGGGCTGGCGATGGTTGCTTTATTAGTGTTAAGAAGAACTCAGCCATATGCTGATAAACCACGGCCATATAGAGTGCCCACACCAGTGCCTTGTTTTGTGTTGCTGATAGCAATATTCCTGTCAGTATTGCCAATTGTACACGACCCGtcagttaaatatttaatggctATCGGATTTATTGTATTGGGTGTTGCAGTGTACACTCTGTTTGTGTATTATAAGAAAACTCCTACGTATTTATTac GAAAATTTACATTCCTTGTACAAGTGCTCTTCGAAAGTGTGCCGCCTAGCAATCGTGAAGACTGA
- the LOC123699547 gene encoding uncharacterized protein LOC123699547 produces MANKLNTDTKDGLSKEMKRIQQRCIDTRNIIENTLEVSLHQDNVANSALSYVVGLRNEILNSNIVINTDDNLITGQFLAEMKTKTEQIDELIAFTKGNIFDTDREIERLQNITKIAKEALSRPRVVHRDVRLEHLQKAKQTFQVLKNELQGLIQSLHPQLSDDIVDVMGQLMQEKLNEESNGYIEITNENYKVVELLSDMNIVTANPYNNMEVKLAY; encoded by the exons ATGGCTAACAAACTCAATACTGATACTAAAGATGGTTTATCGAAAGAAATGAAGAGAATTCAGCAACGATGCATTGACACACGGAATATAATTGAAAACACACTAGAAGTTTCTTTACATCAAGATAACGTAGCGAATAGTGCTTTGTCTTACGTCGTAGGCCTCCGAAATGAAATCCTTAACTCCAATATAGTGATAAATACAGACGACAATTTAATTACCGGTCAGTTTTTAGcagaaatgaaaacaaaaacgGAACAGATAGATGAACTGATTGCGTTTACTAAGGGAAATATCTTCGATACAGATCGAGAGATTGAAAG ATTAcaaaacataacaaaaataGCGAAAGAAGCTCTCTCCAGGCCAAGAGTGGTCCATCGAGATGTGCGTTTGGAGCATTTGCAGAAagcaaaacaaacatttcaaGTGTTGAAGAATGAACTGCAAGGTCTCATACAGTCTTTACATCCACAATTAAGTGATGACATAGTGGATGTTATGGGG caaCTCATGCAGGAGAAATTAAATGAGGAATCCAATGGATATATTGAAAttacaaatgaaaattataaggTAGTTGAACTGTTGAGTGACATGAACATAGTCACAGCAAATccctataataatatggaaGTGAAACTCgcttactaa